From the genome of Pseudonocardia sp. EC080619-01:
CGCGCGGCTCGCCGGGCCGGAGCCCCGCCCTCAGATCCCCGCCACGGACAGGAACTGGGTCTCCTGGAAGGCCCGGATCCCGTCCCGCGCACCCTCCCGGCCCATCCCGGACCGGCGCATCCCACCGAACGGCGCCGCGGGATCGGAGACGACTCCCCGGTTGATCCCGACCATCCCGCATCGCAGGGCCCGCCCGAGTCGCAGGGCCGCCGCGGTGTCGCCGGAGAAGACGTAACCCGCCAGCCCGTACTCGGTGGAGTTCGCCGACCGCACGACGTCGTCGACCTCGCGCCAGGTGAGGATCGGGGCGACCGGGCCGAAGGTCTCCTCCACGACCAGGGCCGAGTCCGCGGGGACGTCGCGCAGCACCATCGGAGCGAGGTACGACCCGGCGTCCGGTACCGGCCCCGGCCGGTTCGCCAGGACGGCGCCGCGTCCCAGCGCGTCGTCGACACGGCCCTGGATCCGTGCGACGGCACGGTGGTCGATGAGCGGCCCGATGTCGCTCGCGGGATCGGTCGCCGGGCCGACCCGCTGGGCGTCGAACGCCGTGGCGAGTGCATCGGTGAACGCGTCGGCGACGTCGGCGTGGACGAGGAAGCGGTTCGCCGCGGTGCAGGCCTGCCCGGCGTTGCGGAGCTTCGCGATCACCGCTCCCGCCACGGCCGCCTCGACGTCCGCGTCGGCGCAGACGACGAACGGTGCGTTGCCGCCCAGCTCCATCGAGCTGGTGACCACGCGGTCGGCAGCCTGGCGGAGCAGCAGGCGGCCGACGCCCGTGGAACCGGTGAACGACAGCTTGCGCACCGCCGGATGGTCGAGCAGGGACGCGACCACCGGACCGGGCCGCGAGGTGACCACCACCTGCACCGCACCGTCCGGGACCCCGGCCTCGCCGAGGAGGCCGGCGATCGCCAGGGCGGTCAGCGGCGTCTCCGCCGCGGGCTTGAGCACGGCGGTGCAGCCCGCGGCGAGCGCGGGGGCGACCTTGCGGGTGACCATCGCCGCGGGGAAGTTCCACGGGGTGACGAGTGCGGCGACCCCGACCGGCTGCGCGGTGACGACGGTGGTGCTGCGGCCGTCGGGGGCGGTGCCGAAGTGTCCGTCCGGTCGCACCGCCTCCTCCGCGAACCAGCGGAGGAACTCGGCGGCGTAGGTGATCTCCGCGCGGGCGTCGCCCCGGGACTTGCCGCTCTCCGAGGACACGAGGGCGGCGAGCCGGTCGGCGCGCTCGATCATCAGCCGGTGGGCCGCCACGAGGACGTCCGACCGGGTCCTCGGTGGAGTCGCCGCCCACCCGGCGAACGCCTCGGCCGCGGTGTCGGCGGCGCGGCGGGCGTCGTCGGTGTCGTCGTCGGTGAGGGTGGCGAGCACGGCGCCGGTCGCCGGGTCGGCGACGTCGACGCCGTGCCCGGCGCCGGTGTGGCGTCCGGTCCCGGCCAGCGCGAGGGCGTCGTCGGGCCGGACCGTGTCACCGGCGGCGAGGGAGGTGCTCACTCGTCGTCCCAGTTCCGCGGGGCGACGTAGCCGGTCTGACCCTTCTCCAGCCCGAGCGCGAGGATCGGCCCACCGAGGTCCTCCTGCCAGATCAGCGATTCCATGCCGATGTGCTGCGGGTGGTCCTGGACCGTGTAGACGGTGAGTCCGCTGTCGCTCGGGTAGTGCGCGTGCTCCCGCCAGGAGGGCGCGGAGAGCAGCAGGTCGCCGGGGCCGAAGTCGATCCGCTGCCCGTCGACGACGGAGTAGCCGGTGCCCTCGACGTGGTAGTTGATGGCGACCGAGCTGTGCCGGTGCCCCGGGCCCTCCGGACGCTGCCGGACCCCCTGCGGGATCCGGGAGAGCGTGACGAAGAAGCTGCCGGTAGCCCCCTGCCGGCGCTCGGTCGCCGGGTTGTACAGCGCCATGATCGTGCGCCTGCCGTCGCCGAGGGTCTGCGACATCAGGTCCGCGACCGCCCGGTACGGCCAGTGCAGCGCCCGGTCCGGGACGGGCTCGATGTCGACCAGGTACTCGTAACCGCGCAGGCGCGCCCCGGTCGGCGAGACCTCGTGGTCCGGTGCGGTGCCGCGGTCGGCGACGTCGTCGGCCTCCTCCATGTCGATCGGCCCGTCGACCGGTACCCCGGGGACCCAGTCCTCGGCGAGCTCCTCCCGGAAGTGGGTGCCGAGGAACTCGAGCAGCGGAGCGTTCGAGTAGGCCAGCCGCACCCATCGCCGGTCGCCGGTGTTGACGAACCGGTGCGGCTTCATCGAGGGCACGGTGACCACGTCGCGGGTGGCCGGCTCCAGCGTCGTGTCCCCGACCTGGATGCTCCCGGTGCCCTCGAGACCGATCTGGACGAGGCTGGAGTTGCGCCGCACGGGTGTCGTCCGCTCGCCGGGCAGCAACACCTCGACGACGACCTCGACCCCGGGGGCGAAGCTGCGTCCGGACGTCGACTCGGGATGGACCAGCGCCGCCGAACGCCGGCCGTCGGCGGGGGTGGGTCCCTCCGACAGCCGTTCGACGGTCTCCCGGATCTCCGCCGCGGTGATCTTCAGCGGGGCCCAGGGGGTGGGCCGTGCCGATCCCGCGCCCGACGTGTCGACGGCGCGGGCGCCGGAGCCGGCACGGGGCACGTCAGTGGTGGTCATGTGCGTTCCTCTCCGTGGGTACGGACGCCGGTGAAGCCGCTGCGGTGGAAGACCAGCGGGTCGGCGTCGTCGTTCGAACGTGCGCTGTGGACCCGCAGCAGCACGAGGAGGTGGTCACCGGTGACGGTCTCGCCGTCGACGGAGCAGGTGAGCTGCGCGACGCTGCCGTCGAGGTGCACCGCTCCCCCGGTGGCCGAGGTCGCGATCCCGGCGAACCGGTCGCCGCTGCGGGCCGCCAGGGAACGTGCCGCGTGCTCGTGCGGATGCGCGAGGACGCTGAGGCCGAGGACGGGGACCTCGCGGAGCACCGGCCAGGTCCTGGAGCTCTGCTGGACGCAGACCGCGACGAGCGGAGGGTCCAGCGACACCGGGACGAAGGTGCTGATCGCCATGCCGACCGGCTCCCCCGCGACAGTCCCGCAGACGGCGACGACGCCCGACGGGCAGGCACCGAACACCGAGCGCAGGACGTCCGGTGCGAGCGTCTCCGCCGTCATGCCGCGGCCCTCCGCGCCCGCCGGGCCTGCTCGACCGGTCCGGGAACCGTGAACCGCCAGTAGCGGCACACGGCGGAGATGGCAGGGCCGGCGTCCTGGCGGGGCGGCAGCGTCAACCCCGGTGTGGGGCAGACGAGACCGGCGGCGACGAGTGCGGGCCTGAGCTGCCACTCGACGACGGTGTGGTCCGACGGTTCGGCCACGCACAGGGCGAACGCCACTCCTGCGGCCGGACGGGTGCCGGACCGGCGCTCGAGCGCCCGGGTCAGGTCCACGGGCAGCTCGCCGTCACGGACGACCGCGGCGACCACGAGGACGTCGGCGTCGCGGGCGACGGCGACGAGGTCGGTCGACCCGGTCGCGGTGGTCATCCGGGTCGGCCGGGTCCCGGTGAGGCTCGTCGTGAACCGGTCGGCGACGTCCGCGACAGGCGGTCCGCCCGCCGTGATCACCGCGGTGGTGACGGGTGCGTCGATCATGGTGCGTCCCCGCGCCGGAGGACCGCTGCGCGGAACCACGGCGTTCACCGCGAGACCGGCTCGCGGGCCGGGGCGGCGCCGCGCCGGTACCGGGCGCCGACGTGGTCGGCCGGCAGGTGCGGTCCCCCGTGCGGGAACATCTTCTCCCGGAAGGTCCCCGGCCGGTACGCGGTCTTGTACCGGCCGCGGTCCTGCAGCTCCGGCACGACGAGCTCGGTGAAGGCGCGGAGCCCGCCCGGCTCGATCGTGCGGAGCAGGTTGAACCCGTCGATGCCGGTCCCGTCGACCCAGGAGATCAGCTCGTCGCAGACCTGGGAGGGCGAGCCGACGACGTAGGCCTCGCTCCCGGCGAGACCGCTGAACGAGGCGATGTCCCGGATCCGGACGGTCCGCCCACCGTTGTGGCGGGTCATCGCGTCGAGCACCGACTGCATCGCGTCGCTCTCGACGTGCTCGACCGGGTCGTCCCAGCCGTACTTCGAGAGGTCCTGGCCGATGAACCCGGAGAGCATCGCGAGGTTGCCCTCGCCGTCGCTGTACTCGCGGCACTGGGCCTCGACGTCCCGGGCCTCGGCCTCGGTGGGGGCGACGACGACGGTGATCGCGTTGAAGACCTTCACGCTGTCGGCGCTGCGGCCGGCGTCCACCGCGGCCGCGCGGTACCCGTCGACGAGCCGCCGGGCGTGCCCCTTGTCGCTCACCGACATGAACGCGGCCTCCGCGTGCGTCCCGGCGAAGCGCATCCCCCGGGGCGACCCGCCCGCCGAGTAGATGAAGGGCGTGCGCTGGGGGGACGGCTCGCACGGGTGGAACGCCTCGCACGCGTACCGGCCCTCGGTCCTGACACGGTGCACGCGGGCGGGGTCGGTGAAGACGCGGCGGTCCCGGTCGCGGACGGCGGCACCGTCCTCCCAGCTCTCCTCCCACAGCCGGTACACGAGGTCCATGTACTCCTCGGCGATGTCGTAGCGCTGGTCGTGGGGCACCGGCTCGACGCCCATCGCCCGCGCGGCGGAGGGCTGGATGCCGGTGACGACGTTCCAGCTCACCCGGCCGTCGGTGAGGTGGTCCAGCGTGGAGAACCTGCGTGCGAGCAGGTACGGCCGTTCGTAGGTCGAGTTGGCGGTCACGCCGAAGCACAGGTCCGAGGTGGCCGCCGCCATCGCCGGGATCATCATCATCGGGTCGTTGACCGGGAACATCCCGCCGGCGCGCATGATCGCGTCCGGCGCCCCCTGGTAGACGTCGTGGATGCCGAGGCCGTCGGCGAGGAAGATGCCGTCGATCAGGCCCCGTTCCGCGGTCCGCGCGAGATCGGCCCAGTGGTCGAGCGTGGTGTACCGCGTGGCCTCGGACTCGGGGTGCGCCCAGAGTCCGGTCCAGGACTGCGAGGGCGATGCCATGGAGAACGCGTTGGTCAGGATGTCCGTGCTCACGGTGGTCTCCTGTGTGAGGTCGGCGGGGTCGGTTCAGGACGGCCCGAGGAGCGCCGCGCCCTGGTCGAGCAGGGCGCGGACCCGGGGCAGGCCGTCGTCGCCCAACGGCAGGAGCGGGGCGCGGACGTGCGCCGACGCCAGGTGTCCCTGCTGGTGCAGGACCCACTTCGCCGGGGCCGGGTTGGTCTCGACGAACAGCAGGTCGACCAGCGGGTGCAGGCCGTAGTGGAGCTCGCGGGCGGTCTCGTGGTCCCCCGCCTCCCAGGCCTCGTACATGCGCGCGACGGCAGCCGGGGCCAGGTTGGACACCGCGGAGACGAAGCCGGCCCCGCCGAGGGCGAGCAGCGGGAGTCCGAGCAGCTCGATGCCCGACCACACCATCAGCTCCCGCCCGCACAGGTGCAGCACGCGGGAGAAGTGCTCGAAGTCCTTGGTGGTCTCCTTGATGCCGACGACGTTGTCGCAGTCGGCGAACAGCCGGGCCACGGTCTCCGGGGCGACGTCGACCGCCGTCCGGGACGGCACGTTGTAGATCACGATCGGCAGGTCCGGGAACTCCGCGGCGACCGTGCGGTACCAGGTGTAGAGCGCCTCCTGCGTCGGGCGGGCGTAGTACGGCGTGATCAGCAGGGCCGCGTCGGCGCCGGCGTCCCGGGCGGCGGCGGTGATCTCCAGGGTCTCGTCGAGCTTCGCCGAGCCGGTCCCGGGCAGGAACGGGACGGCGTCGTCGACCTCGGCGGCGACGGCACGGATCGCCTCGATCCGCTCCGCGACGGTCTGGGCCGACGGTTCCCCGGTGGAGCCGCCGACCGAGACGCCGTGCGAGCCCGACTCGATCTGCCGGCGCACCAGCCCGCGCAGCGAGGCGAGGTCGAGCGCACCGTCGGCGGTGAAGGGTGTGACGACCGGGACGTCCCGGGTCGCCTCGCCGACCGAGCCGGCGACGACCGCGTCGAGCCCCAGCTCGCCGCGGACCTGGTCGGCCAGCGCGTGCGCGCGCTCCGTGGTGCGGTTCCAGAGCCGGACCCGGCGCAGCGGGCGGACCGCGGCGACGGCCTCGACCTGCCGCAGCGCCTGGCGTCCCGCCCCCAGGACGGCGAGCTCGTCGGCGTCCGGGTCCGCCATCACCCGCGTCGCCACGCCGGAGATCGCGGCGGTCCGCAGCGCACCGGCCGCACCCGCCTCGGCGACGCCGAGGGTCGCGCCGTCACCGGCGGAGAACACCGTCATCAGCGCGCTCGCACCGGTGGGGGTGTTGACCCACGTCTTGAAGATCGCCAGGTCGGCGTCGCGGTCGAGCGCACCGAGCGCGTGCGCGCTGCCGCGGGCGTCGCCGTGCGGCCACGTCGTCATGGTCTTGTCGAGGTTCCAGGCCGAGCCGGCGGCCTCGTGGGACAGCACCGCCTCCAGCGAGTCGATCACCTGCGGCAGGGTCGGCCCGGAACGCACGTCGTCCTCGGTCCAGAGCTTCATCGGGTCGCCTCCACCGTCGTGCGGGCCTCGTCGACGACGCCGTGCCGCAGGGTCCCGACGCCCGAGACCTCCACCTCGAGCTCGTCGCCCGGCCGCAGGAACCGGGGCGGGTCCATCCGGAACCCGATTCCCTTCGGCGTACCGGTCGCGATCAGGTCCCCCGGCCGCAGCGGGGTGAGGGTGCTGACGTAGGCGACCAGCTCGGCGAACCCGAAGGTGAGACGGTCGGTCGTGTCGTCCTGCACCGTCGTCCCGTTGAGGCGGGTGGTGACGCGCAGCGGTCCGGTGCCGACCTCGTCGACGGTCGTGACCCACGGGCCGACAGCACCGCTGTGGTGCCAGTTCTTCCCCGCGGTGGCCTGGTTCGAGTGCAGCTGCCAGGACCGGACGCTGTTCTCGGCTATGCAGGTGACGCCGGCGACGTGCCGCCAGGCGTCCTCGGCGGGGATCCGGCGGCCCGGGGTCCCGATCACCAGTGCGGCCTCGCCCTCCCAGTCCAGGGTGTCGTCGGAGGCCGGCCGGACGACAGGGGTCCCGGCACCGACGAACGAGTCGGCGAACCGGGTGAACAGCGTCGGGTGGTCCGGGCCGTCGGTGGCCGGGCGTTCCGACTCCGAGGCGTGGGCCGCGTAGTTGAAGCCGACGCACACGATCTTGGCGTGGTCCCCGATCGGCGGGTCCCAGCGCAGTTCGCCGACCGGGAGCCGGGGGTCGTCGGGGCGGTCCGCCGGTAGCCGGGCGAGCGCGGACCCGAAGGTGTCGACACGGTGGTCGAGCCGGACGACCTCGTCGCCGGAGACGATGCCGAACCCTGCGTCGCCGGAGGCGGTGCGGAAGCGGGCGAGCCTCATGCGATCACCGCCGGTTCCGCGTGGCCGGCCGACGACGCGAGCGGACCCACCGGTGCGCGCAGTCCGGCGTCCTCGAGACGGGGCAGCACCTCGCGGGTGAAGGCGTCGAGCCCGGCGTCGTAGTCCACCCAGGTCAGCAGCGCGCCCTCGATCCCGGCCCGGCTGAGCATCGCGAGCCGCTCGGAGATCGTCTCCGCGGTGCCGACCAGCGGGAACCCACCCGCACCCGCCGCGAAGCGCTGCCGCATCGCCGCCAGCACGGCCGGGGGCATCACCTGGGTGTTCGCCCCCTGGAGTCGCATCCAGGCGTCGACGCTCCCGGTGTCCTCCTGCTCGACCGAGAACCGCCGGTAGTACGCCTCGGCCTCGGCCCCGGTGTCCCGCTGCACGACCGCGGTGTGGGTCCAGACGCGGACCTCGCGGCCGAACTCGTCGCGGGCCATCTGCTTGTAGCCCTGGATCTGGTCGCGGATCTCGTCCTCGTCCTCGGAGTGCACGATCACGAAGCACAGGTCGGCGTGCTCGGCGGCGAACCGCATCCCCCGCGGGGACCCACCGGCGTTCATGATCGGGATCGCGGGCTGCACCGGCTTCGGTTCCGACACACCGCCGACGACGTCGAAGAAGCTGCCGTGGAAGTCGAACTCGCCGGTCTCCGTCCAGAGCCTGCGCGTCACCTGCAGCCATTCGGCGAGGTGGTCGTAGCGCTCGTCGTGCTCACGCAGCGGAGCGCCGAACATCTCCAGCTCCGGCCGGTTCCAGCCGCCGACCACGTTCAGCGCGAACCGGCCGCCGGAGATGTGGTCGACGGTCGCCGCCTGCTTCGCGGCGACGATCGGGTGCAGCGTCGGGGCGTGCGAGGTGGCGAGGACGCCGATGTTCTCGGTGGCGGCGGCGATCCCCGCCGCCCAGGTGAAGGGGTCCATCACGCGTCCGGACCGGTGCCCGGGGCTGTTCTCCGGGTAGCCCTTCCAGCGGGCGAAGGGGACGACGGCCTCGAAGCCGGCCCGGTCGGCCGCCCGGGCGGTGCGCAACGACATGGCCCACGACGTCTCCGACGCCTCCGGCACCAGGGTCTGGGACGCACCGGAGCCGTTGGTGCAGAACAGTCCGAGCTTGAGGGTGTTGCCGCCGAACAGCGGATTCATCGCAGACCTCCTCGTCCGTGGTGGTGTCAGGGACGCTAGGGAGCCGCATCACATAACACCACTACGAGTCCAGCCATGAATCGATATGCTCTTTCGTATGCTTCAGCTGCAGCTGCGCCGCCTCGACCTGTTCTGCACGGTGGTCCAGGAGGGCGGCGTGACCCGCGCCGCCGAGCGGCTGCACGTGGCACAGCCCTGGGTGTCGGCGCAGCTCCGCATCCTGGAGAAGGCGGCAGGCGCGCCGCTGTTCGTCCGGGACGGACGCCGCATCGCGCTGACCGAGGCCGGTCGGCGCTTCCACGCCTGGGCGGCCGACGTGCTGGCCGGCAGTGCCCAGGTCCGCCGCGACATCGAGAACCTCGGTGCGGGACTCGCCGGGTCGCTGACCGTCGCGACGAGCATGGCGATCGGCACCTACCTCGTGCCCCCGCTGCTCACCGGGCTGCGCCACGAACGCCCCGGTGCCGACATCACCGTCCACATCAGCGAGCCGGCAGCGGCGCTCCGCAGCGTCGCCACCGGCGACGCCGACTTCGCCGTCGCCACCTTCTCCGACGAGCTCGATCCCGAGCCCCTGCACGCCGAGCGGCTGTGGGAGGAACCGCTGGTGCTCGCCGCCGCGCCCGGCGGCCCGCCGGACGGTGACACGATCACCCTCGCCGAGCTCGCCGGCCTGCCGCTCGTGGGCGTCCCCGCCGGTGTGGCGTTCGACCGCACGCTGGGCGACCAGCTGCGCCGCCACGGGGCCGGCGAGCTGACCTACGTCATGCGGCTCGGCCACGCCGAGGCCATGAAGCGGGCGGTGGCCGCGAACGGCTGGTGCTGCTTCTCCCCGTCCTACGTGCTCACCGACGACGTCGACGCCGGGCGGTTGCGGAGCGTCACGATCAGCGACGCGAACCTCGTCGAGGGGATCGGGCTGTTCCACCGGCGGACGAAGTTCTTCTCCCCGCTCCAGGAGGCGGCCGTCGCGATGCTCCGGGAGGTGGCGACGAGCAGATCGGGCGAGGTCACGGCAGCGGCACCGCCCCGGTGAGCAGTGCGACGGCCAGCACGACCGCCGACACGGCCAGTCCGCACGGCACCCCCAGCCGCACCATGGCGCGGTAGTCCAGGCGCAGGAGCCCCAGCAGCAGGAACAGCGCGGCGACCGTGGGGCTGTAGGCGTGCAGCGGCTGCGCGACCACCGCCGCGCGGGCGACGGCCTCGGCGGGCACCCCGAACTGGGCGGCGGCCCCACTGAGCACGGGGAGGACACCGAAGTAGAACGTGTCCTGCTGGACGACGAACGTGAGCGGGAACGCCAGCAGTGCCGTGGCCAGCGGGACCGCGGCGCCCGCGTCGGGCGGCACGAGTGCCGCCAGCGACGTCGCCAGCGACTCCGCCATCCCGGTCCCGGACAGCACACCGGTGAACACCCCGGCGGCGAAGATCAGCACGGTGACGGGGATCGCGTTGGGTGCGTGGCGCCGCAGCAGTCGTGCCTGGGTCGCCGGGTCCGGATAGTTGAGCAGCAGCGCCACGACGGTGCCGGCGACGAACAGCAGGACGGGTTCGACCCGGCCCGCGATCAAGGGCGCCATGACCGCCAGCGCGAGGACGAGGTTCGCCACGGCGAGGCGCGGCCGTCGCAGATCCTGCTCGGCGGGCTCGTCCCCCTGGACGGCCGCGCTCGGTGGATCGGTACCGGCGGCCGGCGCGACGGCGACCCGCTCACGGGGAGCGCCGAGGCGGCTGCGTTCGCGGCTGCCCAGCACGGCGGCCAGCCCGAGTACGGCGGCGGCCCCGGCCAGCTGCGGGACGACCAGCGGCGCGTACACCTCGACGACGTCGACGTCGAGCGCGGTCGCGGCCTTGATCACCGGTCCGCCCCACGGCAGCAGCGTCGCGGTCCCCGCGGCCATCACCGCGACCACGGCCAGGAGCTCGACCCGCATCCCGAGACGCCGGTACACCGGCAGCAGCGCCGAGACGACGATGATGTAGGTCGAGGAGCCGTCGCCGTCGACGGCGACCAGCAGTGTCAGCACGGCGGTGGCGAGCACGACCCGCATCGGGTCGTCCCTCGCGAACCGGCGGAGCACGGTGATGAGGGGATCGAACAGGCCGGCGTCGAGCAGGATGCTGAAGAACAGCACCGCGAAGAGGATCAGCGCCGCGGTCGGGGCGACGGTGGCGATGCCGTCACCGACGATCCCGCCCAGGTCGCCACCGGCACCGGCGAGCAGGGCGAACACGATCGGTACGCCCACCAGGGCCACGACCACCGACACGCGTCCGGAGAGGACGAGCCCGAGGAACGCGGCCAGCATGGCCAGGGTCAGCCAGGTCAGCATGAGGAGAGGTCCTTGTCGGCGGGGCGGGGTCGCATCAGGCGACGTCGGTGCGGCCGGCGAAGTCCTCCGGCAGCAGTTCGGAGATCCGCGCCGCGACGTGCACGACGGCGGCCGCGTGGGTGCGGGCCAGGACGCGGGCGCCGACCCGCGACGCGGACACGGTGATGTTGACGGCGCCGACGGGCGCTCCGGAGGGGACGCGGATCGCGGCGGCCAGCGACCGGTGCTCGACCGTCGTCTGCTGGTCGTTGAGCGCCCAGCCCCGGCGCCGGGTCCGGTCCAGGTCGCTCCGGATCGCCTCGGGGGTGGTGGCGGTGCGCGGCGTCAGGGCGGGGAGCTCGGACCGGGCGAGCACCTCGTCGCACGTCCCGGCCGGGGCGGCGGCGAGCATGGCCCGGCCCAGCGAACCGGCGTGGATCGGCACCCGGTGACCGATGTAGACCGGGTTCGGGGGGAACTGGCGGGAGGGGACGCGCCCGACGATGACCGCGTCGGTCCCGTGCGGGACGGCGAGCTGCGCGGTCTCCCCCGTGACGTCCCGCAGCTCCACGAGCAGCGGTTCGGCGACCTCGGGCAGGGCCATCGTCGCCGTCGTCGCGAGCCCGACGGTGATGGCCGTGGGGCCGAGGCGGTAGCCGCGCCCGTCACCGACGCGGACCAGGAACCCCGCCTCGCACAAGGTGTGGCCCAGCCGCAGCGCACCGGCCTTGCTGACGTCGACGTGGTCGGCGATGTCCTGCAACGACATCTCCGGTCGTGCCGGTCCGAACGCGGTGAGCACGCGGAGCCCACGCGCGAGTGACTCGATGGTGTAGTCGCCACGGTGCGACGGCATCCGATCCTCCTTCCCGGCGACGGCGCCGGTCCTCGGAGGACCGTAGATCGGCTCGCGCCGTCTCCGTGACACCGTTTCGCACAGCGAAACGCACGTGAACGGGCACCGGGGCGGTCCGTAGAACCGCAGGCGTGAGCCGACACCTCGATCCGGACGCCGCCCGGTTGCTGGCGCGCCGCAACGGGCCGCCGCTGCACACCCTGACCCCCGAGCAGGCGCGATCGACCCGGTCGGCACGGACCCCCGCCGACCGGGACGACGACGTCGGCACGGTCGAGGAGCTCACGCTCCCGCTGTCCGGCCGCGCACCGGCCGCGCGCCGCTACCTGCCCGGGGGCGCGGCGCCGCCCGGGACGGTCGTCTTCTTCCACGGTGGCGGGTTCGTCACCGGTGATCTCGACAGCCACGACCGTCAGGCGCGCATGCTCTGCACCCGCACCGGGTGGGCGGTGGTCTCGATCGACTACCGCCTCGCCCCCGAGCACCCGTTCCCCGCCGCCGTCGACGACGCCGTCGAGTCCGTCGCGCGGATCGCACGGGACGCGGGGCCGGTCGCCGTCGCGGGCAGCAGCGCCGGGGGCAACCTCGCCGCGGGCGCCGCCCGCGCCCTGGCGGGCACGCCCGGGGCCCCGGTGGCCCAGCTGCTCGTCCAGCCCCTGCTCACCGACGATCCCGGCCTGCCGGCCCGCCGGGACAACGCCGCCGCACCCGGCCTGGACGACGCCACCCTCCGCTGGTACCTCCGGCACTACCTGGGACCGCGTCCCGGCGCCCGGCGCGACCCGCGCTTCGACCTGCTGGCCGAACCCCCGCCGGACGGTCTCGCACCCGCGGTCGTCGCCGTCGGCGGTGTCGACCCCCTCCGCGACGACGGATGGTCCTACGCCCGCGCGCTCGCGACGGCGGGCGTCGAGGTCGTGCTGCACGACCACCCGCGACTGCCCCATGGTCTCTGGGGCATGGCCGGCGACGTCCCGGCGGCCGACCGGGCCGCGGCCGCCTTCTGCGACGCCTTCACCCGGCTCCTGCACCGTTCCACCGACACCGAGGAACACTGATGATCGTCCTGGTCAGCCTGCTCCGGCGCCTGCCGGAGCTCACCGCGGCGCAGTTCACCGCGCACCACCGCGAGCACCATGCGCCGCTGTTCGCGTCCGTGGACGAGGTGCGCCGGCTCGTGCGCCGGTACACCGTGGAGTCCCCGGCCGCGGTCGGGGACCTCGCAGCTCCGCAGGTCGACGCCGTCGTCCGGCAGTGGTTCGACGACGTCGAGGCGATCCACGAGCTGCTCGCCTCCGACGGGTACCGGACCGTGGTGCTGCCGGACGAACGACGCTTCATCGACCACGCCTCCAGCACCTTCTACGTGACCACGGAGCTGGACGTGCCGATCACACCCTGAGCTCGATCTCGTGGTCGGATCGACCGTCCGTCCACGCCCCCCGGGGGCTCATGGCACTCGTCACGCCGGGGGCGGCGCACCTTGCGACTCGTCCGCGGTGCCGCCCGCCGCAGGGCATGCACCGGGCCCCTCAGCGATCCCGAGGTTCCCAGGCCACCGCCAGCGAGCCGCCCACGAGCCCACACGCCGTCCCGAGCAGAAGACCGCCGAGGCTCGGGGTGAGCAGCGACGCCACCGCCAGCAGCAGGCCGGCCACCCCGCACGGCACAGTGTGCCGCGGGCTCACCACGAGGGTGACAGCGCAGCCGAGGAGCAGTACGCCGACCAGGAGTCCGGTCAGTCCTCCGGCGCCGGGGGCCACGAGCACCGTCAGCCGGCTCGAAGGGAGCAGGAGCACTGCCGCCCCGGAGACGGCCAGCAACACCACCGCCGCCACCGGCCGCCCGCGCAGAGCCGTGCCCCGGGTGGCGCGCCGGAACATCCCGGGCACCGGGGTGCGTCCCGCCATCAGAAGCACTCCGCGACGTCGTCGCCGATCCGCAGGTCCAACCCGGACAGACCCAGGTCCGCGACGCTCGCCCACCGCACGGTGGCCGCCAGGTCCAGCTGGAGCCCTTCCGCCAGGATCGGCAGGTTCCCCGGTGCCGCGACATCCAGCGGGATCCCCTCCGGCGTCTGCTGCTCCCGGTTGAGCAGCAGACGCTGACCGAGCGCCCCGAGCCCGTCGACGCTCTCGATCGCGAACTGCACGTCGCCCGCCCGGATCTCCTCCGCGTCGGGCGGAGTGTCGAGCCGCAGCACCCAGGTCCCCACCGGCG
Proteins encoded in this window:
- the dapA gene encoding 4-hydroxy-tetrahydrodipicolinate synthase, which translates into the protein MKLWTEDDVRSGPTLPQVIDSLEAVLSHEAAGSAWNLDKTMTTWPHGDARGSAHALGALDRDADLAIFKTWVNTPTGASALMTVFSAGDGATLGVAEAGAAGALRTAAISGVATRVMADPDADELAVLGAGRQALRQVEAVAAVRPLRRVRLWNRTTERAHALADQVRGELGLDAVVAGSVGEATRDVPVVTPFTADGALDLASLRGLVRRQIESGSHGVSVGGSTGEPSAQTVAERIEAIRAVAAEVDDAVPFLPGTGSAKLDETLEITAAARDAGADAALLITPYYARPTQEALYTWYRTVAAEFPDLPIVIYNVPSRTAVDVAPETVARLFADCDNVVGIKETTKDFEHFSRVLHLCGRELMVWSGIELLGLPLLALGGAGFVSAVSNLAPAAVARMYEAWEAGDHETARELHYGLHPLVDLLFVETNPAPAKWVLHQQGHLASAHVRAPLLPLGDDGLPRVRALLDQGAALLGPS
- a CDS encoding fumarylacetoacetate hydrolase family protein, coding for MRLARFRTASGDAGFGIVSGDEVVRLDHRVDTFGSALARLPADRPDDPRLPVGELRWDPPIGDHAKIVCVGFNYAAHASESERPATDGPDHPTLFTRFADSFVGAGTPVVRPASDDTLDWEGEAALVIGTPGRRIPAEDAWRHVAGVTCIAENSVRSWQLHSNQATAGKNWHHSGAVGPWVTTVDEVGTGPLRVTTRLNGTTVQDDTTDRLTFGFAELVAYVSTLTPLRPGDLIATGTPKGIGFRMDPPRFLRPGDELEVEVSGVGTLRHGVVDEARTTVEATR
- a CDS encoding LLM class flavin-dependent oxidoreductase; this translates as MNPLFGGNTLKLGLFCTNGSGASQTLVPEASETSWAMSLRTARAADRAGFEAVVPFARWKGYPENSPGHRSGRVMDPFTWAAGIAAATENIGVLATSHAPTLHPIVAAKQAATVDHISGGRFALNVVGGWNRPELEMFGAPLREHDERYDHLAEWLQVTRRLWTETGEFDFHGSFFDVVGGVSEPKPVQPAIPIMNAGGSPRGMRFAAEHADLCFVIVHSEDEDEIRDQIQGYKQMARDEFGREVRVWTHTAVVQRDTGAEAEAYYRRFSVEQEDTGSVDAWMRLQGANTQVMPPAVLAAMRQRFAAGAGGFPLVGTAETISERLAMLSRAGIEGALLTWVDYDAGLDAFTREVLPRLEDAGLRAPVGPLASSAGHAEPAVIA
- a CDS encoding LysR family transcriptional regulator — encoded protein: MLQLQLRRLDLFCTVVQEGGVTRAAERLHVAQPWVSAQLRILEKAAGAPLFVRDGRRIALTEAGRRFHAWAADVLAGSAQVRRDIENLGAGLAGSLTVATSMAIGTYLVPPLLTGLRHERPGADITVHISEPAAALRSVATGDADFAVATFSDELDPEPLHAERLWEEPLVLAAAPGGPPDGDTITLAELAGLPLVGVPAGVAFDRTLGDQLRRHGAGELTYVMRLGHAEAMKRAVAANGWCCFSPSYVLTDDVDAGRLRSVTISDANLVEGIGLFHRRTKFFSPLQEAAVAMLREVATSRSGEVTAAAPPR
- a CDS encoding citrate:proton symporter: MLTWLTLAMLAAFLGLVLSGRVSVVVALVGVPIVFALLAGAGGDLGGIVGDGIATVAPTAALILFAVLFFSILLDAGLFDPLITVLRRFARDDPMRVVLATAVLTLLVAVDGDGSSTYIIVVSALLPVYRRLGMRVELLAVVAVMAAGTATLLPWGGPVIKAATALDVDVVEVYAPLVVPQLAGAAAVLGLAAVLGSRERSRLGAPRERVAVAPAAGTDPPSAAVQGDEPAEQDLRRPRLAVANLVLALAVMAPLIAGRVEPVLLFVAGTVVALLLNYPDPATQARLLRRHAPNAIPVTVLIFAAGVFTGVLSGTGMAESLATSLAALVPPDAGAAVPLATALLAFPLTFVVQQDTFYFGVLPVLSGAAAQFGVPAEAVARAAVVAQPLHAYSPTVAALFLLLGLLRLDYRAMVRLGVPCGLAVSAVVLAVALLTGAVPLP